From a single Paramisgurnus dabryanus chromosome 17, PD_genome_1.1, whole genome shotgun sequence genomic region:
- the socs4 gene encoding suppressor of cytokine signaling 4, giving the protein MSERKPKNSDTRPKNLRSWSADSYIRSIKKRSRGSRHETAPKGEEGEGMEDQSMRSASCPRRRRERKCSCTIPGEPESDTPCRKAMTRRSLRQKFQDAVGQCLPLRSHHHHHHHHHHQSGSSRPFSVLLWSKRKIHVSELMEDKCPFSPKSEIAQCWHLIKKHGTHIKPPLSISAEPKGPRTTSSPPPLISWEEISSNGASSLDDWDPSFLHGDSQCCSHTDYILVPDLLQINNSPCYWGVLDRFEAEQLLEGQPEGTFLLRDSAQDEYLFSVSFRRYSRSLHARIEQNGKRFSFDGRDPCMYRDSSVTGLLKHYSDPSACLFFEPLLSRPLPRNFPFSLQHMCRAVICSRTTYQGIDVLPLPQSLREYVRQYHYRCNGACAI; this is encoded by the coding sequence ATGTCAGAAAGGAAGCCCAAAAACTCGGACACGCGCCCCAAGAATCTTCGGAGCTGGAGTGCCGATAGTTACATCCGCAGCATCAAAAAACGCTCAAGAGGGTCACGCCACGAGACAGCGCCCAAAGGGGAAGAAGGGGAGGGAATGGAGGATCAGAGCATGCGCTCGGCCTCTTGTCCCCGGAGACGCAGGGAAAGAAAGTGCAGTTGCACGATCCCGGGAGAACCCGAATCGGACACACCTTGCAGAAAAGCTATGACTCGTCGATCCCTGAGACAGAAGTTTCAGGACGCTGTCGGCCAGTGTCTTCCTCTTCGCAGTcatcaccaccaccaccatcatcatcatcaccagtCTGGTTCATCACGTCCGTTCTCTGTCCTTCTTTGGTCCAAACGAAAGATTCACGTTTCTGAGCTCATGGAGGACAAGTGTCCCTTCTCCCCAAAGTCCGAAATAGCTCAATGTTGGCATCTGATCAAGAAACACGGCACTCACATCAAACCTCCTTTAAGCATCTCAGCAGAACCCAAAGGGCCCCGTACGACTTCCTCTCCTCCACCACTTATTTCCTGGGAGGAGATCAGTTCCAACGGAGCTTCTAGCTTGGATGACTGGGATCCATCTTTTTTACACGGGGACAGCCAGTGTTGTTCCCACACTGATTATATCTTGGTACCTGATCTTCTTCAGATCAACAACAGCCCTTGTTACTGGGGCGTCCTGGACCGTTTTGAAGCCGAGCAGCTTTTGGAGGGGCAACCCGAGGGGACATTTCTGCTCCGAGACTCTGCCCAGGATGAATACCTCTTCTCGGTTAGCTTCAGACGCTACAGTCGCTCCCTCCATGCTCGAATAGAGCAAAACGGGAAGCGTTTTAGCTTTGATGGCCGTGACCCATGCATGTACAGAGACTCGAGTGTCACCGGCCTGCTCAAGCATTATAGCGACCCTTCCGCCTGTCTGTTTTTTGAGCCGCTTCTTTCTCGCCCACTACCTAGGAACTTTCCTTTTTCACTACAGCACATGTGCAGAGCGGTTATCTGTAGTCGTACAACATATCAGGGCATCGATGTCCTGCCTTTACCCCAAAGTTTGAGAGAATATGTTAGGCAGTATCACTATAGATGTAATGGTGCCTGTGCTATTTAA